A single genomic interval of Hyalangium minutum harbors:
- a CDS encoding catalase family peroxidase, giving the protein MADPVQEAVDAMEKHTGTVQGYRRAHPRGLVFHATFTPTPEARPLTAAEHFQGPPVHTLVRFSNASGSPHAPDRGSDRQGAVLGLAVRFDLPSGKHATWAAANIPAFVARTPEEFLQVTRAQRPNASPHPLRMLGYILTHLHALPGIRGIVGTKPAPSFAHCQYNSVHAYHLVDAQGQRRAFRYRWVPSAGAATLSPAEARKRPEQYLLDELRERVSRERVTFNLVFQLANPGDPTHDATRPWPEDRQKIPAGQLVIDSLYEDQRESERFVFDPTGVVPGIELSDDPILHFRAKVYSESYNRRSSETKPEPKPADLRQ; this is encoded by the coding sequence ATGGCGGACCCAGTTCAAGAGGCAGTCGATGCCATGGAGAAGCACACCGGCACGGTGCAGGGGTACCGCCGGGCCCATCCCAGAGGGCTGGTGTTCCACGCGACCTTTACTCCGACGCCTGAAGCCCGGCCGCTGACGGCCGCGGAGCACTTCCAGGGTCCTCCTGTGCATACGCTCGTGCGGTTCTCGAACGCCTCGGGGAGCCCCCATGCTCCAGACCGGGGCTCGGATCGCCAGGGGGCAGTGCTGGGCCTGGCGGTGCGGTTCGATCTGCCCTCCGGGAAGCACGCCACGTGGGCCGCCGCGAACATCCCGGCCTTCGTCGCCCGCACTCCCGAGGAGTTCCTCCAGGTCACCCGGGCGCAGCGGCCGAACGCCTCGCCCCATCCCCTGCGCATGCTCGGGTACATCCTGACGCATCTCCATGCGCTCCCGGGCATCCGGGGGATTGTCGGCACCAAGCCAGCGCCCAGCTTTGCCCACTGCCAGTACAACAGTGTCCACGCCTACCATCTGGTGGATGCGCAGGGGCAGCGCAGGGCCTTTCGCTACCGCTGGGTGCCCTCGGCGGGAGCCGCCACCTTGAGCCCGGCGGAGGCTCGAAAGCGCCCGGAGCAGTACCTGCTCGACGAGCTCCGGGAGCGTGTCAGCCGCGAGCGCGTCACGTTCAACCTCGTCTTCCAGCTGGCCAACCCAGGTGATCCGACCCACGACGCCACCCGGCCATGGCCCGAGGATCGGCAGAAAATCCCGGCGGGGCAGCTGGTGATCGACTCGCTGTACGAGGATCAGCGGGAGTCCGAGCGGTTCGTCTTCGATCCCACCGGAGTGGTGCCAGGCATCGAGCTGTCCGATGATCCGATCCTGCACTTCCGCGCGAAGGTGTACTCAGAGTCCTACAACCGCCGCTCTTCCGAAACGAAGCCGGAGCCCAAGCCCGCTGACCTGCGGCAATGA
- a CDS encoding (2Fe-2S)-binding protein, whose protein sequence is MGMKLDINGSVREVEASGDMPLLWVLRDLLQLSGTKYGCGMAQCGACTVHLDGKPVRSCVTPVSSVGARKVTTIEGLSPDGSHPVQRAWSEADVVQCGYCQSGQIMTAVALLEKKPDPTDSDIDAALSGNICRCGTYERVREAVRLAAKLKRGAK, encoded by the coding sequence ATGGGAATGAAGCTCGACATCAATGGCTCGGTCCGCGAGGTGGAAGCCAGCGGCGACATGCCGCTGCTGTGGGTCCTGCGTGACCTTCTGCAACTGAGCGGGACGAAGTACGGCTGCGGAATGGCGCAGTGTGGGGCGTGCACGGTGCACCTCGACGGCAAGCCCGTTCGCTCCTGCGTCACCCCCGTCTCGAGCGTTGGTGCGCGCAAGGTCACCACGATCGAGGGGCTGTCACCGGACGGTTCGCACCCCGTGCAGCGCGCATGGTCCGAGGCGGATGTCGTGCAATGTGGCTACTGCCAGTCCGGTCAGATCATGACGGCCGTGGCGCTGCTCGAGAAGAAGCCCGATCCGACGGACTCCGACATCGACGCCGCGCTGTCGGGCAACATCTGCCGCTGCGGGACGTACGAGCGCGTGCGCGAAGCGGTCCGGCTCGCCGCGAAGCTGAAGCGAGGTGCGAAGTGA
- a CDS encoding xanthine dehydrogenase family protein molybdopterin-binding subunit translates to MTVSRRGFLTGAAASTAGLVISFYVPKIVHAAPKAAQPLPSPNAFLRIGSDDSITVLLAHSEMGQGIWTGLAMLIAEELDCDWSKVRCEHAPAAPVYGHPAMGIQMTGGSTSTHGEFDRYRNVGATAKALLLRAAAERWKTTPAKLSAANGVITFGGERLTYGAVAEAAMKLSPPKTVKLKEPKEWKLIGTKVRRLDTPEKINGKAQFGIDVSFPGLRTAVVLRPPAFGAKLVKFDAADALKVPGVEKVVQTANGVAVVASHFWAAKLGRDAVRAEWSTPEGGGASSEKILAEFRQLSLGEGSTVADTGKVKEALNLSASKLEASYEVPYLAHAMMEPLNCTVKIDGDRCEIWTGTQFQTVDQGTAAHILGTTPDKVTIHTTFLGGGFGRRANPASDFVSEAVIVAKAAGVPVKVVWTREDDMRGGYYRPAYVHRVNVGIDKAGLPAAWHHVIVGQSILAGTPFEKFMVHNGIDATSVEGVADSPYLETTKSKHVSLHSPKTPVTVLWWRSVGHTHTAFAMESMIDELAHAAGKDPLAYRLELLKGKPRFARALETAAAKAGWGTPAPEGRARGLAVHESFGSIIAEVAEVSVEGGRIKVHAVTAAVDCGTAVNPLGIEAQVQGSIAFGLTAALHGKLTIEDGRVIESNFHDYPALRMFEMPKISVHLIPSDAKMGGIGEPATAPVAPAVANAVFALTKQRLRTLPLRLA, encoded by the coding sequence GTGACAGTCTCTCGACGAGGATTCCTCACGGGTGCGGCGGCGAGCACGGCGGGGCTGGTGATCAGCTTCTATGTGCCGAAGATCGTGCACGCCGCGCCCAAGGCCGCGCAGCCGCTGCCGTCCCCGAACGCGTTCCTGCGGATCGGCAGTGATGACTCGATCACCGTCCTGCTCGCGCACTCCGAGATGGGCCAGGGAATCTGGACCGGCCTGGCGATGCTGATCGCGGAAGAGCTCGACTGTGACTGGTCGAAGGTGCGCTGCGAGCACGCCCCCGCGGCGCCGGTCTACGGCCACCCCGCCATGGGCATCCAGATGACGGGCGGGTCCACGTCCACGCATGGCGAGTTCGACCGGTACCGCAACGTGGGCGCGACGGCGAAGGCGCTGCTCCTGCGCGCAGCCGCGGAGCGATGGAAGACCACGCCAGCGAAGCTCTCCGCCGCGAACGGGGTGATCACCTTCGGTGGAGAAAGGCTGACGTACGGCGCGGTCGCCGAGGCGGCGATGAAGCTGTCCCCTCCGAAGACGGTGAAGCTCAAGGAGCCGAAGGAGTGGAAGCTGATCGGCACCAAGGTGCGCCGGCTCGACACGCCCGAGAAGATCAACGGCAAGGCACAGTTCGGGATCGACGTCTCGTTCCCCGGGCTGCGCACCGCTGTCGTGCTGCGGCCGCCGGCGTTCGGCGCGAAGCTCGTGAAGTTCGATGCCGCCGATGCGCTGAAGGTCCCTGGCGTCGAGAAGGTCGTCCAGACCGCGAACGGTGTCGCGGTGGTCGCCAGCCACTTCTGGGCGGCGAAGCTCGGCCGTGATGCCGTGCGCGCGGAGTGGTCGACGCCCGAGGGCGGCGGTGCCAGCTCCGAGAAGATCCTCGCCGAGTTCCGCCAGCTCTCGCTCGGCGAGGGCTCGACCGTGGCCGACACCGGCAAGGTGAAGGAAGCGCTCAACCTCTCCGCCAGCAAGCTCGAGGCGTCGTACGAGGTGCCGTACCTCGCGCACGCCATGATGGAGCCGCTCAACTGCACCGTGAAGATCGACGGTGATCGCTGCGAGATCTGGACGGGGACCCAGTTCCAGACCGTTGATCAGGGCACCGCGGCGCACATCCTGGGCACGACGCCCGACAAGGTCACGATCCACACCACGTTCCTCGGCGGTGGCTTCGGCCGCCGCGCGAACCCGGCGTCGGACTTCGTCTCCGAGGCCGTGATCGTCGCGAAGGCGGCCGGCGTCCCGGTCAAGGTCGTCTGGACGCGCGAGGACGACATGCGCGGTGGGTACTACCGCCCCGCCTACGTCCACCGCGTCAACGTCGGCATCGACAAGGCGGGCCTGCCCGCAGCGTGGCATCACGTCATCGTCGGGCAGTCGATCCTCGCTGGCACTCCGTTCGAGAAGTTCATGGTCCACAACGGCATCGACGCGACGTCAGTCGAAGGCGTCGCCGACTCGCCTTATCTCGAGACCACGAAGTCCAAGCACGTCTCGCTGCACTCCCCGAAGACCCCGGTCACCGTGCTGTGGTGGCGCTCCGTGGGCCACACGCATACCGCGTTCGCGATGGAGAGCATGATCGACGAGCTGGCACACGCCGCCGGCAAGGATCCGCTCGCGTACCGCCTGGAGCTTCTGAAGGGGAAGCCTCGGTTCGCGCGCGCACTCGAGACGGCCGCAGCCAAGGCGGGCTGGGGAACGCCCGCCCCCGAGGGCCGGGCGCGGGGCCTCGCGGTGCACGAGTCGTTTGGCTCGATCATCGCCGAGGTCGCGGAGGTCTCGGTCGAGGGGGGACGCATCAAGGTCCACGCGGTGACGGCGGCGGTCGACTGCGGAACCGCGGTCAACCCGCTCGGAATCGAGGCTCAGGTCCAGGGCTCGATCGCGTTCGGGCTGACTGCGGCGCTCCACGGCAAGCTGACCATCGAGGACGGCAGGGTCATCGAGAGCAACTTCCACGACTATCCCGCGCTTCGCATGTTCGAGATGCCGAAGATCAGTGTTCACCTGATCCCCAGTGACGCGAAGATGGGTGGCATTGGCGAGCCAGCGACCGCGCCCGTCGCTCCCGCCGTTGCGAACGCGGTGTTCGCGCTTACCAAGCAACGGCTGCGCACGCTGCCGCTGCGCCTCGCATAG
- a CDS encoding molybdopterin cofactor-binding domain-containing protein: MAKQVSFFLNGRPVTIEDPSPELLLIDYLRSPEVALAGPKKPCGQGGCGGCTVILSNWNEKERHAEHRAINSCLRPVLALEGLVVTTVEGTGAARRPNPRNLSHSALYSRGGALPELQTLPQPAVVEAQQAANKKRLEVIARVNKAQPQTLTAELRQEVPIHPTEFSHEGMNPVAHRLAMNNGTQCGYCTVGFVMNMSEFITNHPKATKREIEEIFDGNLCRCTGYRSILTGMKTFASDWTKEDAENRMECLPDDYAAHQVPAPRVVIPFPPAAQVAASGVSLDDGARVWRTPTSLVELARLMRQFQGKKVRLVHSNTAYGIYKEEYLEADIYLDIRSIPELNAEPKETEGGLRVGAGMNYSEFIRVLERTMLSVGEAQARKHEETDYPETTRLGATRFMARRTAGRIVRNAASLGGNTMLVLKHMAEGTGEPFPSDVFTVLAAIDAQIEYLDTQEGEAAQPRRATALELVEQVIANPKLADSIVLLAYHVPFGKENEVVLAQKVALRDVNAHSILNGASRLQLSKSLEVEEAVVVFGGIAPYPWRARKTEQALKGKTLSLAAVPALAKSLADEVGVELTRWSLRMQGLPSEGFTNEYRMQLATAFLYKAVVKTLLERGGEVPHALQSAGEIKWGNWGVSDGTQDYKPQPYKAPVAQPYIKDTAMQQASGQLHYTHELPVPPRTLNASFVLSRRALATFHFIIPGSDEAASAGDLRKHLSSRYGGFVDLITAEVFKDGGINNQGMGADQPLFAAGEVNYVGQSIALVLARTEQEAERIAGYVTERCIGYAPVKPESRLQLRSLKQSPTWWSEPVLTLDDAIRLGSVYPDYPTQSPSVSHIWKVTRNGSRFDWVTPKDTPEQRIDRTIVNRTGTLDGISCQIVESTQTCGGQAHFYMETQAAIAEPLDNHRMLIRPSSQSPSSMHQTTAMALGASYNSIEVQVPPVGGGFGGKTEQARFVAGAAAIAAQATKRPVRLVLSREQDTAMIGKRHAYFAQYQIAIDRGEVNPKDKGLIRGLLNKMWGDGGAFYDCSFVVSNCIQTRSDNAYRIANFESQIDVCRTNTAPSTAFRSFGDVQGKLMLENAVDDAAFSIGMLPEDVREKNLYERGDVTPFGQPLSYCYMRQVWAYLKQKSHYEAKRQQVDAFNAANRWRKQGLAMMPVKYGSGYNLAMLEQAAAVVSVYHGDGTIIIHQGGVEMGQGLLTQVRQIASYVLNVPMDKIQVEAARTAVVPNPTGTGASTGTAYNGEAVKRTCQDLASRLMAFGYELLKEQGNDWCHSRNIDFWNYGEAGWSTEVDNNGTKKLIWQNLVAMAYQYRVGLTATFTAPIPGGETPMPALTYKPLELQPELPGYKASSTGKPGGYDSFPGFTYSAACSVVEVDILTGEVKVLSADIVYDMGWSLNPAIDVGQVEGAFVQGLGYVLSEKLAFEPSGPEAGRLNSVNTWRYKPPAVTSIPLELNVSLFPRDSVDVPASPTEGIFSSKEIGEPPLVLATSVFLAVKAAIRASRLERKLDGLFRFDAPATVQEVRRACEVSENDLKV, from the coding sequence ATGGCCAAGCAAGTGTCGTTTTTCCTCAATGGCAGGCCCGTCACCATCGAGGACCCGTCACCGGAGCTGCTGCTGATTGATTATCTGCGCTCTCCCGAGGTCGCGCTGGCGGGCCCGAAGAAGCCCTGCGGACAGGGCGGATGCGGTGGCTGTACCGTCATCCTCTCGAATTGGAACGAGAAGGAGCGCCACGCCGAGCATCGCGCCATCAACTCCTGCCTGCGCCCGGTGCTGGCGCTGGAAGGCCTGGTGGTGACGACGGTGGAGGGCACGGGCGCCGCGCGGCGGCCGAACCCCAGGAACCTGTCCCACTCCGCCCTCTACTCCCGCGGGGGCGCGCTGCCAGAGCTGCAGACCCTACCCCAGCCGGCGGTGGTGGAAGCTCAGCAGGCGGCCAACAAAAAGCGCCTGGAGGTGATCGCCCGCGTCAACAAGGCCCAGCCCCAGACCCTGACCGCGGAGCTTCGGCAGGAGGTGCCGATCCACCCCACGGAGTTCTCGCACGAGGGCATGAACCCGGTGGCCCACCGGCTGGCGATGAACAACGGCACGCAGTGCGGCTACTGCACCGTGGGCTTCGTGATGAACATGTCGGAGTTCATCACCAACCACCCCAAGGCCACCAAGCGCGAGATCGAGGAGATCTTCGACGGCAATCTGTGCCGCTGCACGGGCTACCGCTCCATCCTCACCGGGATGAAGACCTTCGCCTCCGACTGGACGAAGGAGGACGCAGAGAACCGGATGGAGTGCCTGCCGGATGACTACGCCGCGCACCAGGTCCCCGCCCCACGCGTCGTGATTCCGTTCCCGCCCGCGGCGCAGGTGGCTGCCAGCGGCGTGTCACTGGACGACGGCGCGCGCGTGTGGCGCACCCCCACCAGCCTGGTGGAGCTGGCCCGCCTCATGCGCCAGTTCCAGGGAAAGAAGGTGCGCCTGGTCCACTCCAACACCGCCTACGGCATCTACAAAGAAGAGTACCTGGAGGCGGATATCTACCTGGACATCCGGTCCATCCCGGAGCTGAACGCGGAGCCCAAGGAGACGGAGGGCGGGCTGCGCGTCGGGGCTGGAATGAACTACAGCGAGTTCATCCGGGTGCTGGAGCGCACGATGCTCTCCGTGGGCGAGGCCCAGGCCCGGAAGCACGAGGAGACGGACTACCCGGAGACGACGCGGCTGGGGGCCACGCGCTTCATGGCGCGTCGGACCGCCGGGCGGATCGTCCGCAACGCGGCGTCGCTGGGCGGCAACACGATGCTGGTGCTCAAGCACATGGCCGAGGGCACCGGCGAGCCGTTCCCGTCGGATGTGTTCACGGTGCTGGCCGCCATCGACGCGCAGATCGAGTACCTGGACACGCAGGAAGGCGAGGCAGCCCAGCCGCGGCGCGCCACGGCCCTGGAGCTGGTGGAGCAGGTCATCGCCAACCCCAAGCTGGCGGACAGCATCGTGCTGCTGGCCTACCACGTGCCGTTCGGCAAGGAGAACGAAGTCGTCCTGGCGCAGAAGGTGGCGCTGCGAGACGTGAATGCGCACAGCATCCTCAACGGGGCCAGCCGGCTGCAGCTGTCGAAGTCGCTGGAAGTAGAAGAGGCGGTGGTGGTGTTCGGAGGCATTGCTCCCTACCCGTGGCGCGCCCGGAAGACGGAGCAAGCGCTGAAGGGCAAGACACTGTCATTGGCGGCCGTCCCAGCGCTGGCCAAGAGCTTGGCCGACGAGGTGGGCGTGGAGCTGACGCGCTGGTCCCTGCGCATGCAGGGGCTGCCGTCGGAGGGCTTCACGAATGAGTACCGGATGCAGCTGGCCACGGCGTTCCTCTACAAGGCCGTGGTGAAGACGCTGCTGGAGCGGGGCGGCGAGGTCCCTCATGCGCTCCAATCGGCGGGGGAGATCAAATGGGGCAATTGGGGAGTCAGCGACGGCACGCAGGATTACAAGCCCCAGCCCTACAAGGCGCCCGTCGCGCAGCCCTACATCAAGGACACGGCGATGCAGCAGGCCTCCGGGCAGTTGCACTACACCCATGAGCTGCCGGTCCCTCCGAGGACCCTCAACGCCTCCTTCGTCCTGAGCCGGCGGGCTCTGGCCACCTTCCACTTCATCATCCCTGGCAGTGACGAGGCTGCCAGCGCGGGCGATCTGCGCAAGCACCTCTCGAGCCGCTACGGTGGCTTCGTCGATCTCATCACCGCCGAGGTCTTCAAGGACGGTGGGATCAACAATCAGGGCATGGGGGCCGACCAGCCGCTCTTCGCCGCTGGCGAGGTGAATTATGTGGGCCAGTCCATCGCGCTGGTGTTGGCGAGAACGGAGCAGGAGGCCGAGCGCATCGCCGGGTACGTCACCGAGCGCTGCATCGGCTACGCTCCGGTCAAGCCCGAGTCGAGGCTGCAGCTTCGCTCGCTGAAGCAGTCCCCGACTTGGTGGTCGGAGCCGGTGTTGACCCTCGATGATGCCATCCGCCTGGGGAGCGTCTACCCGGACTACCCCACCCAGTCACCCTCCGTGTCACACATCTGGAAGGTGACGCGAAACGGGAGCCGGTTCGACTGGGTCACTCCCAAGGACACACCGGAGCAGCGGATCGACCGGACGATCGTCAACCGGACAGGGACGCTGGACGGCATCTCCTGCCAGATCGTCGAGAGCACGCAGACGTGCGGGGGCCAGGCGCACTTCTACATGGAGACGCAGGCAGCGATCGCCGAGCCCCTGGACAACCATCGCATGCTCATCCGGCCCTCCTCGCAGAGCCCCAGTTCCATGCACCAGACCACTGCCATGGCGCTGGGCGCGAGCTACAACAGCATCGAAGTGCAGGTCCCTCCGGTGGGCGGTGGCTTCGGCGGCAAGACGGAGCAGGCCCGCTTCGTGGCGGGGGCGGCGGCCATCGCCGCGCAGGCCACCAAGCGGCCGGTGCGCCTGGTCCTGTCTCGCGAGCAGGATACGGCGATGATTGGCAAGCGCCACGCCTACTTCGCCCAGTACCAGATCGCCATCGACCGGGGCGAGGTGAACCCGAAGGACAAGGGCCTCATCCGCGGGTTGCTCAACAAGATGTGGGGCGATGGCGGCGCTTTCTACGACTGCTCCTTCGTCGTCTCCAACTGCATCCAGACGCGCTCGGATAACGCCTACCGGATCGCCAACTTCGAGTCGCAGATCGACGTGTGCCGGACGAACACTGCGCCGAGCACCGCGTTCCGATCATTCGGAGACGTGCAGGGCAAGCTGATGCTGGAGAACGCGGTGGACGACGCGGCCTTCTCCATCGGCATGCTGCCGGAGGACGTGCGCGAGAAGAACCTCTACGAGCGAGGGGATGTAACGCCGTTCGGGCAGCCGCTGTCGTACTGCTACATGCGCCAGGTCTGGGCGTACCTGAAGCAGAAGAGCCATTACGAGGCGAAGCGCCAGCAAGTGGACGCGTTCAACGCGGCCAACCGCTGGCGCAAGCAGGGGCTGGCGATGATGCCCGTGAAGTACGGCTCGGGCTACAACCTGGCGATGCTGGAGCAGGCAGCCGCGGTCGTCTCGGTGTACCACGGCGACGGCACCATCATCATCCACCAGGGCGGCGTAGAGATGGGGCAAGGCCTGCTGACGCAGGTCCGTCAGATCGCCTCCTACGTGCTCAACGTGCCCATGGACAAGATCCAGGTCGAGGCGGCCAGGACGGCCGTCGTTCCCAATCCCACCGGCACCGGGGCGTCGACGGGAACGGCCTATAACGGCGAGGCGGTCAAGCGCACGTGCCAGGATCTGGCCTCGCGGCTGATGGCCTTCGGCTACGAGCTGCTGAAGGAGCAAGGCAACGATTGGTGCCACAGCCGGAACATCGACTTCTGGAACTACGGTGAGGCGGGCTGGAGCACCGAGGTGGACAACAACGGGACCAAGAAGCTCATCTGGCAGAACCTGGTGGCCATGGCCTACCAGTACCGCGTGGGCCTGACGGCCACCTTCACCGCGCCCATCCCGGGAGGCGAGACGCCCATGCCGGCGCTCACCTACAAGCCGCTCGAGCTGCAGCCGGAGCTCCCCGGCTACAAGGCGAGCTCGACGGGCAAGCCCGGCGGATACGACTCGTTCCCGGGCTTTACCTACTCGGCCGCGTGCTCGGTGGTGGAGGTGGACATCCTGACGGGCGAGGTGAAGGTGTTGAGCGCGGACATCGTCTACGACATGGGCTGGAGCCTGAACCCGGCCATTGACGTGGGCCAGGTGGAGGGCGCCTTCGTCCAGGGGCTCGGCTACGTGCTGTCCGAGAAGCTGGCCTTCGAGCCGAGTGGGCCGGAGGCCGGACGCCTCAACTCGGTGAACACCTGGCGCTACAAGCCACCGGCCGTGACCAGCATCCCGCTGGAGCTGAACGTGTCCCTGTTCCCGCGCGACTCAGTGGACGTGCCGGCGAGCCCCACCGAAGGCATCTTCTCCTCGAAGGAGATTGGCGAGCCGCCGCTGGTACTGGCCACCAGTGTGTTTCTGGCGGTGAAGGCGGCCATCCGCGCCTCGCGCCTGGAGCGCAAACTCGACGGCCTGTTCCGCTTCGACGCTCCGGCCACTGTGCAGGAGGTGCGCAGGGCCTGCGAGGTGAGTGAGAACGATCTCAAGGTGTAA
- a CDS encoding MFS transporter translates to MDGSGMTVESEVRVNSGAARRVATGAVLLALVVSAFEGTVVTSAMPVITRELGGQELYSWVFSAFLFASTVGVLVSGKLADRLGRKPVFLAGMGLFLAGSALCGLATSVPALIAFRVAQGLGAGALQPTTLTISSDLYTLRERAAIQGLFTGAWGAANALGPLIGGWLVMHTSWRWVFLVNLPVGLLAAGLLHLSYRDPPKRAQGPMGAWGPLLVGTCVALLLFALEPGSAVVVRGLCALGAVAVGVGLVRQQRVSASPVIPPELLRDRTVLSGIAGGLFAGALLYTMSTWVPLWMTEQGGHTPIGAGLALVPMLLGWSVGSTLGVKVLVRGGMRASAGAGFVLAACGAGLLALAAAQGWGIGGAFASLAVLGVGLGPAASTSILGPQSRAPWHHRGIVTSSLYATRLLGGSLAVAALSLARGHFATQFAVAALLTATAALGMVLAAPGREGNAVRES, encoded by the coding sequence ATGGATGGAAGCGGGATGACGGTGGAGAGCGAGGTTCGCGTCAACTCGGGAGCGGCGCGGCGGGTGGCCACGGGCGCGGTGCTGCTGGCCCTGGTGGTCAGCGCCTTCGAGGGCACGGTGGTGACGAGCGCCATGCCCGTCATCACCCGGGAGCTGGGCGGCCAGGAGCTCTACTCGTGGGTGTTCTCGGCCTTCCTCTTCGCTTCGACCGTGGGCGTGCTCGTCTCCGGCAAGCTGGCAGACCGGCTGGGGCGCAAGCCGGTGTTCCTGGCGGGGATGGGGCTGTTCCTGGCGGGCTCGGCGCTGTGCGGACTGGCCACTTCGGTGCCCGCGCTGATTGCCTTCCGCGTGGCTCAGGGCCTGGGCGCCGGAGCGCTTCAACCCACGACGCTGACGATCAGCTCGGACCTCTACACCCTGCGCGAGCGCGCGGCGATCCAAGGGCTCTTCACCGGAGCGTGGGGGGCCGCGAATGCGCTCGGACCGCTCATTGGGGGGTGGCTGGTGATGCACACGTCGTGGCGATGGGTGTTCCTGGTGAACCTCCCGGTGGGGCTGCTCGCGGCGGGGCTGCTGCACCTGTCGTACCGGGATCCGCCGAAGCGCGCGCAGGGGCCCATGGGCGCATGGGGGCCGTTGCTGGTGGGCACGTGCGTGGCGTTGCTGCTCTTCGCGCTGGAGCCGGGCTCGGCGGTGGTGGTGCGGGGGCTGTGCGCACTGGGCGCGGTGGCGGTGGGCGTGGGGCTGGTGCGCCAGCAGCGGGTGAGCGCCTCGCCGGTGATTCCGCCGGAGTTGCTGCGGGACCGCACCGTGCTCAGCGGCATCGCAGGAGGCCTGTTCGCCGGAGCGTTGCTCTACACGATGTCCACGTGGGTGCCGCTGTGGATGACGGAGCAGGGCGGGCACACCCCGATTGGAGCGGGCCTGGCATTGGTGCCAATGCTGCTGGGCTGGTCGGTGGGCTCCACCCTGGGGGTGAAGGTGCTGGTGCGCGGAGGCATGCGCGCGAGCGCAGGGGCGGGCTTCGTGCTGGCGGCCTGTGGCGCCGGGTTGCTGGCGCTGGCAGCAGCACAGGGGTGGGGCATCGGAGGGGCTTTCGCCTCGCTGGCCGTGCTGGGGGTGGGGCTGGGGCCCGCGGCGAGCACCTCGATCCTCGGGCCGCAGTCGCGTGCGCCGTGGCACCACCGGGGCATCGTCACCAGCAGCCTCTACGCGACGCGGCTGCTGGGGGGCTCGCTGGCGGTGGCGGCGCTGTCACTGGCCCGAGGCCACTTCGCCACGCAGTTCGCCGTGGCCGCGCTGCTCACCGCCACGGCGGCGCTGGGCATGGTGCTGGCGGCGCCGGGCCGTGAGGGCAACGCCGTTCGGGAGTCCTGA
- a CDS encoding LysR family transcriptional regulator codes for MTSEQLRAFLQVAQEGRFSTAAKGLGLSQSGLSRQLQSLETELGVRLLVRTPAGAVLTDAGERFLPHARRALEALFAGTAELEQLSGIPHGPLALGSLHTVGAYLLPDLIAAFARSYPEVRLRLSESLAPELEEGVSRGVLDLAILSLPVRRADLVAQKLWEEPLVLAVPRGHPLTKLGRAVALTEVVEEPWVVIPGMTGTRALEAACEARGVTPRVVLETDNSEAMRRMVERGLGVALVPELMTRDHPAREFDIVQVVPGGPRRQVALVHRGEGYLTAAARAFKKFIVEHVRKQPAIRSAEAQR; via the coding sequence ATGACCTCCGAACAGCTCCGAGCATTCCTCCAGGTGGCCCAGGAGGGCCGCTTCTCCACCGCCGCGAAAGGACTGGGCCTGTCCCAGTCTGGACTCTCGCGCCAGCTCCAGTCCCTGGAGACCGAGCTCGGAGTCCGCCTGCTGGTACGCACGCCCGCCGGCGCGGTGCTCACGGACGCGGGGGAGCGCTTCCTGCCCCATGCCCGGCGGGCCCTCGAGGCGCTGTTCGCCGGCACGGCCGAGCTGGAGCAGCTCTCGGGCATACCCCACGGCCCGCTGGCGCTCGGCTCCCTGCACACCGTGGGGGCGTACCTGCTGCCGGACCTCATCGCCGCCTTCGCCCGGAGCTACCCGGAGGTGCGGCTCCGGCTGAGCGAGAGCCTCGCCCCCGAGCTGGAGGAAGGCGTCTCCCGAGGCGTGCTGGATCTGGCCATCCTCTCCCTGCCCGTGCGCCGAGCGGACCTTGTAGCGCAGAAGCTGTGGGAAGAACCCCTGGTGCTCGCCGTGCCCCGAGGCCATCCGCTGACGAAGCTGGGCCGGGCCGTGGCGCTCACCGAAGTCGTGGAGGAGCCCTGGGTCGTCATCCCCGGGATGACGGGCACCCGAGCGCTGGAGGCCGCCTGCGAGGCGCGGGGCGTGACACCTCGGGTGGTACTGGAGACGGACAACTCGGAGGCCATGCGCCGCATGGTGGAGCGCGGGCTGGGCGTGGCGCTGGTGCCGGAGCTCATGACGCGCGACCACCCCGCCCGGGAGTTCGACATCGTCCAGGTGGTCCCGGGTGGACCGCGCCGCCAGGTGGCGCTCGTGCACCGGGGAGAAGGCTATCTCACCGCCGCCGCCCGGGCCTTCAAGAAGTTCATTGTGGAGCACGTGCGCAAACAGCCTGCAATACGAAGTGCAGAGGCGCAGCGCTGA